The Anabaena sphaerica FACHB-251 nucleotide sequence TTTATGCCTCCATATTCTGATTCTTTCACCGCTATTTTATATCCCTTTATTTGACTATCTTTCCATGATGATTCTTTGATGTCTAAGATTTTCTTCTGTGCCTCTTTGATACTTAATGGTACTCTTGTTATCCATTTTAATTCTCTCATTGCTGCTAAATTTTCTGCTGTATATAAGGCACTGTCTGCTACACTTATGCCTTCAAATGTCCATTGTTTTTTAAATTCTTTTAATCTTTCTACAAATACACTTTTATCATCTACGTTTCCTGAGTCTACTTTTAAATATAGTGGGATGTCTCCATCTCCTGTTACTATCATGTCTATGATAAATTGTTTGAGGTCTGGTCTTTTATCTCTTGAGTATCCGTGAACTATTTCTATTGCTTTCATCTCTGGCTCTATTTCTAATTTATTCTTTTCTATTTCTTTTTTGTTTTTCTCTATTTCTTCCGTTTCTTTTTTGTACTCTCCTTCTACACTCATTGATGTTCCATCTAAATGAATACTCTTGCTTTCTACTTGGAATTTATGGGCCGCTTTTATGGCTACGGTTGTAAATATTTTTGTTGTTCCTATTTGATAATATTTGTCTAGTTCTCTTCCTAGTCTGTCATCGTTTAAATGTGATGGTAATACTCCTTCTCCTATTAGATGTTCTGTTGCTTTTCCTACAAAAAATTCGTCAAATAGGTATAATGGGGCGCTTAAAAATCCTAATCCATTCAATATCATTGCTTTCATTACTTGTCCTGGTGTGAGCATTTCTTTTGTTTTTATTCCCACTATTTTATTCACTTCTTCTACCAATTCCATCTCATCTATTATTCCTGCTACTATTCCCAAATGATCTATATTTAAGATTTGCATGGCTTCTTGAGACTCTTTCATGGCTTTTCCTTTATCTATTTTACGCTTATTATTTTACAAATAAATAGCCTGAAATGATTGCCAGATAACCATTTCAGGCTTTGTATTTTTACAATTCATAATTATTTAATCTGCCTCAATATCTGCGGAATGTGGGTTGTAAACAATCAAAATCAGGGATTCCCCAAATCAGAAACTCCCTGAAATTAACATCATTATAAATTAATGACAGTGATACCCACCGGTTCTGGAATGATGACACCCTGAGCGATTGGTTCTGCCAGAATGGGCAAACGCTGGACTAACTGCTGCTACCAACGGCAATACTACTAACTTTTTCATCTTGATGTTTTGTAAATAAATGTAACTGCTGCACAATAACATCAAGGATGACAAGAAACCCAAAGAACACCAAAACTTTAAAAACAATAGAATATTATGTACATTCACTTAAATG carries:
- a CDS encoding IS1634 family transposase; this encodes MKESQEAMQILNIDHLGIVAGIIDEMELVEEVNKIVGIKTKEMLTPGQVMKAMILNGLGFLSAPLYLFDEFFVGKATEHLIGEGVLPSHLNDDRLGRELDKYYQIGTTKIFTTVAIKAAHKFQVESKSIHLDGTSMSVEGEYKKETEEIEKNKKEIEKNKLEIEPEMKAIEIVHGYSRDKRPDLKQFIIDMIVTGDGDIPLYLKVDSGNVDDKSVFVERLKEFKKQWTFEGISVADSALYTAENLAAMRELKWITRVPLSIKEAQKKILDIKESSWKDSQIKGYKIAVKESEYGGIKQRWIIVESEFRKKSSIEQVDKQVKKQLEKAEAALRKLSKQEFACQPDAKIAIEKLSKSWKYHQIKEIEYIEKAEYKTAGRPNKLAEPNQTKYQVTGKIEILESAIETEKIKAGRFILATNILDKNELSDEQVLEEYKAQQSNERGFRFLKDPLFFTSSVFVKTPERVEAIAMIMGLCLLVYNLAQRKLRQELAKFDDGIRNQVKKITNNPTMRWVFQMFQAVHLVIINGQKQMSNLTEEREKIVRYLGKSCSKYYLII
- a CDS encoding YHYH domain-containing protein, translating into MLLCSSYIYLQNIKMKKLVVLPLVAAVSPAFAHSGRTNRSGCHHSRTGGYHCH